A window of Bacillus sp. DX3.1 genomic DNA:
GCTCTACATTTTGCGTTACTTCCTCTAATTGTTTTAGGGATACAGGTCTTTTTTCACACGCTTTAATTAAGCCGCGTAAAATTTTCTCTTTATTAAATTCTTCTCGCGTTCCCTCTTTTTTAACCACAATAAGAGGCGGCTCTTCTACTCTTTCAAATGTTGTAAATCGATTTAAACAGCTTTCGCATTCTCTTCTTCTTCGAATGGAGCGTCCCTCGTCTACTGGACGTGAATCCAACACTCTCGTACCATTATGAAAACAGGATGGACAACGCAACTCATTCACTCCTTTGCAATTTAATCTCTACTTTCTTCGCTTCATCTACACATAAATATATATACACTATTATATAGCCTATTTGTATTTGCTTACCACTTTATAACGAGTGACAAGCCTTCAAAAACAGTCTATCCATTCTACCAGCTCATTTTTTTATAAACTAAAAAGAGGTGCATTATACACCTCTTTACATTTTAAATCAATTATGTTCTTTTTTAAAGAGCTTTCGTCTCTCTATGCTTAATTTCGAAGCTACCTGTGCCTCGAGGAAGCTCGATGCTCTCGCGCGTTTTCGCATTTAAACCTTCTGCAATATACTCTGCAGCTACATTGGGATCAATACGATCCCCGCAAGTATACACATCAATACTCGCATAACCGTGTTCTGGAAAGCTGTGAATTGTTAAATGAGATTCAGAAATAATAACAACTCCACTTACACCCTGCGGAGCAAACTTATGAAAAGCAACCTCACGCACTTCAGCACCTGCTCTTAGTGCTGCATCCACAAATAATTGTTCAATAAACGGCATATCATTAAGCTTGTCGAAATCGCAATCCCAAAGTTCAGCAATTACGTGACGACCCATAGTGTCCATAGTATCCATTCTACAGTTCCCCCTTGTAAATTTAATCTAACTGTTCGAATTGAAAACTAATTTGCAATTTGGCTTGCTCCACTACCACGGGGGAAAGTTAGTCCGGAGAGGTCCTAACCCTTTAAGTAGTGACTACCTACCTCAGCTCTTAAGTTTACGAGTGTTAGTATACTTTGTTTATTTTCATTTTGCAACAACAGTTTTTCAATTTTTCATGATGTTTTCTTCTTTACTTTTCTCGGAAAAAAATAAAAGATTCAAAAATGCAGTGTCTACAATACTTCTAAGTATGTACGATTCAAAAATTTATACTTATATAACTTTTTTCCTTTTCAGAAAAAAATAAAAAAAGACAAGCAATCGCTTGCCTTTTTTCTTATTATCATTAAATGTGTTGTACGTTTTCTTGTTTTGCTAATTCACCAACAACTAACGTCACAAGATCCACAACACGGCGAGAATAACCCCACTCGTTATCATACCAAGCAAGTACTTTCACTTTACGCTCACCCATTACCATTGTAGATAAACCATCAATGATGGCAGAATGAGGATTTGTATTAAAGTCGATAGACACAAGAGGTTCTTCGCTAAATTCCACAATCCCCTTCATTGCACCGTTCGCAACTGTTCTAAACGCTTCATTAATTTCTTCAACTGTTACATCACGTTTCACATCTACTACTAAGTCAACAAGAGACACGTTTGGTGTTGGAACGCGAAGTGCCATACCGTGAAGTTTTCCATCTAAATGCGGAAGAACTTTTGCTAACGCTTTCGCAGCACCCGTTGTTGTTGGAATAATAGACTGTCCGCACGCACGTGCTCTGCGTAAATCTTTATGTGGGTTATCAATATTTTTTTGGTCATTTGTATAAGCATGAACAGTTGTCATTAAACCGTTTTCAATTCCAAACTGTTCATCTAACACCTTAACAACAG
This region includes:
- the nrdR gene encoding transcriptional regulator NrdR, translated to MRCPSCFHNGTRVLDSRPVDEGRSIRRRRECESCLNRFTTFERVEEPPLIVVKKEGTREEFNKEKILRGLIKACEKRPVSLKQLEEVTQNVERELRNLGMSEVQSDMIGEMVMEALRTIDDVAYVRFASVYRQFKDLNVFIEELKDILQKERK
- the speD gene encoding adenosylmethionine decarboxylase, with amino-acid sequence MDTMGRHVIAELWDCDFDKLNDMPFIEQLFVDAALRAGAEVREVAFHKFAPQGVSGVVIISESHLTIHSFPEHGYASIDVYTCGDRIDPNVAAEYIAEGLNAKTRESIELPRGTGSFEIKHRETKAL
- a CDS encoding glyceraldehyde-3-phosphate dehydrogenase gives rise to the protein MIRVAINGFGRIGRMVFRQAIKESAFEIVAINASYPSETLAHLIKYDTIHGKFDGTVEAFEDHLLVDGKMIRLLNNRDPKELPWKELGVEVVIEATGKFNSKEKAILHVEAGAKKVILTAPGKNEDITVVVGVNEEQLDITKHTVISNASCTTNCLAPVVKVLDEQFGIENGLMTTVHAYTNDQKNIDNPHKDLRRARACGQSIIPTTTGAAKALAKVLPHLDGKLHGMALRVPTPNVSLVDLVVDVKRDVTVEEINEAFRTVANGAMKGIVEFSEEPLVSIDFNTNPHSAIIDGLSTMVMGERKVKVLAWYDNEWGYSRRVVDLVTLVVGELAKQENVQHI